In the Chroococcidiopsis sp. SAG 2025 genome, one interval contains:
- a CDS encoding BrnT family toxin, which produces MDTYFVLNGITFVWNEEKARNNLGKHNGITFQQAAEAFFDPFLVVVDASRNDEARDAIIGMDSRWNLLYVVHIEFERNNIIRIISARKATRKEREYYEN; this is translated from the coding sequence ATGGACACCTACTTCGTGCTGAATGGCATTACCTTTGTATGGAATGAGGAAAAAGCTCGAAATAATCTTGGTAAGCATAATGGAATAACATTTCAGCAAGCCGCAGAAGCCTTCTTCGATCCGTTTCTAGTTGTGGTTGATGCCAGTCGCAATGATGAAGCGCGGGATGCAATTATTGGCATGGATAGTCGATGGAATCTTTTATATGTGGTTCATATTGAGTTCGAGCGAAATAACATAATTCGGATTATTTCAGCTCGGAAAGCAACGCGCAAGGAGCGCGAATACTATGAAAACTGA
- a CDS encoding type II toxin-antitoxin system HicB family antitoxin codes for MDENWLFLVAIPEFSDRVLMPCTHGKTREEAIRNGEEVIEMYLEAWQAEGESIPEPNTLQIA; via the coding sequence TTGGATGAAAATTGGCTGTTTCTAGTCGCAATTCCAGAGTTTAGCGATCGCGTTCTTATGCCTTGCACTCATGGTAAAACTCGCGAGGAAGCAATTCGTAATGGTGAAGAAGTCATTGAAATGTATTTGGAAGCTTGGCAAGCAGAAGGTGAATCCATTCCCGAACCCAATACGCTTCAAATTGCTTGA